The Sedimentisphaera salicampi genome includes a region encoding these proteins:
- a CDS encoding vWA domain-containing protein: MVIEQKKIDYIALALTVFVHVVLLGTFALIQFSRGGFKELLNNPAVVAVRELDFFSSGDFIVDTPSVKRSGYSSAGFGSGQFDVDVNMRSEGVASLSGAGSLSSVLGISGGSPEGAGGEGGPGGGAGGQGGASGAGGAGGLGGAAAGEGGGAGGSEGSGTGQGGGESGQGQGQAGEGTGAGGEGSGEGSATGAGEGGGGGEAGGGLRKQGTYRVSGPRLSGQIAGVPQATEERPATKSNRIEFFGNVASARKVCFVVDCSGSMLGFFGEVKQRLNEAITNLKQDNFFAIIVFRGSDILELEQGKLIRASDKGKQTGLQMVESIPMPMGGPDAMEAVKKAIEYKDSIGDHAGVIYFLTDGFDYAGFSMEVERYRKEYAPAVKIHTIGFRTNSKDAAMLRRMAENSGGKFTLYSEGVN, from the coding sequence ATGGTAATTGAACAGAAAAAAATAGATTATATCGCCCTTGCCCTCACTGTGTTTGTGCACGTTGTGCTTCTGGGCACATTTGCCTTGATACAGTTCTCAAGAGGCGGCTTCAAGGAGCTTTTGAACAACCCTGCTGTGGTAGCGGTTCGAGAGCTGGATTTTTTCAGCTCGGGAGATTTTATTGTAGATACCCCTTCAGTAAAGCGTTCGGGCTACAGCAGCGCAGGCTTCGGTTCAGGTCAGTTTGATGTTGATGTAAATATGCGCAGCGAGGGAGTAGCGAGCCTGTCCGGAGCAGGCAGCCTAAGCTCTGTGCTCGGGATTTCAGGGGGCAGCCCTGAAGGTGCGGGCGGTGAAGGCGGCCCCGGCGGAGGTGCCGGAGGTCAAGGCGGAGCAAGCGGCGCAGGCGGTGCCGGAGGTCTTGGCGGCGCAGCAGCCGGTGAGGGCGGCGGTGCCGGGGGCAGCGAAGGCTCTGGAACTGGCCAGGGCGGCGGCGAAAGCGGCCAAGGGCAAGGCCAGGCCGGTGAAGGAACCGGCGCAGGCGGTGAAGGAAGCGGTGAAGGCTCCGCAACCGGCGCAGGTGAAGGCGGCGGAGGCGGAGAAGCCGGCGGAGGGCTCAGAAAACAGGGCACATACCGTGTTTCAGGGCCGAGGCTCAGCGGACAGATCGCAGGAGTGCCTCAGGCAACTGAAGAACGGCCCGCCACAAAATCCAACAGGATTGAATTTTTCGGAAACGTAGCCAGCGCTAGGAAGGTATGTTTTGTAGTTGACTGCTCGGGGAGTATGCTCGGATTTTTCGGTGAGGTTAAACAGAGGCTCAATGAGGCCATAACAAATCTCAAGCAGGATAATTTCTTTGCGATTATAGTTTTCAGAGGTTCGGACATTTTAGAGCTTGAGCAGGGAAAGCTCATCAGGGCGAGTGATAAAGGCAAGCAAACAGGCCTTCAGATGGTGGAATCTATTCCTATGCCTATGGGCGGACCGGATGCCATGGAAGCTGTTAAGAAGGCTATAGAATACAAAGACAGCATCGGCGATCACGCCGGAGTGATATATTTCCTTACAGACGGATTCGATTATGCCGGCTTCTCGATGGAAGTTGAGCGGTACAGGAAAGAATATGCGCCGGCTGTAAAGATACATACAATCGGTTTTAGAACTAACAGTAAAGACGCTGCTATGCTCAGGCGTATGGCCGAGAACAGCGGCGGTAAGTTTACACTTTATTCTGAGGGAGTAAATTAA
- a CDS encoding L,D-transpeptidase family protein — protein MARKGYVPYSSRQKKKNTFIFAVIAVIIAAGIFFAFKALNKAEETESPESSQTAELGEQSDPAETASEAEQQVSTEEPAEFEEGSEQSEQSEQAPRYLVGEAEQQIEEQARAEREMPLTKGEEAGYTEKEEHEQAPADTSESKEKDSAYSDTIGKEEPSDSEYSEGYSDESDIISDKISQARSLVRSEKVIEARDMLNNTLSRYPDSLERRALKDMLEKLSESWLFSEEVLKGDPHCHYYTVERGDMLSRIGDEYNVPWEFLLKINDMLRPEQLRAGEDIKVVKGPFNLIVNKSTYNMDLYLDNLYVKSYPIGIGREEHATPTGMWVVKPGGKMVSPTWTDPDSGRTYDAMDPDYPLGKRWIALKGISGEAKGRTGFAIHGTSEPESIGQKSSRGCIRLSNEDVVEVYDLMMPGESHVQIIN, from the coding sequence ATGGCAAGGAAGGGCTATGTGCCTTACAGTTCAAGGCAGAAGAAAAAGAACACATTTATTTTTGCAGTTATAGCAGTAATCATTGCGGCGGGGATATTCTTTGCTTTCAAGGCTCTCAACAAGGCAGAGGAAACAGAGAGCCCCGAATCTTCTCAAACAGCTGAACTGGGAGAACAATCCGATCCGGCTGAAACTGCAAGCGAGGCTGAACAGCAGGTTTCCACAGAAGAACCCGCAGAATTTGAAGAAGGCTCCGAACAATCCGAACAATCAGAGCAGGCTCCCCGTTATCTTGTAGGCGAGGCTGAGCAGCAGATTGAAGAGCAAGCCCGTGCTGAACGTGAGATGCCTTTAACCAAAGGCGAAGAGGCCGGCTATACAGAAAAAGAAGAGCACGAGCAAGCCCCTGCGGATACATCAGAGAGCAAAGAAAAGGATTCAGCCTACAGTGATACGATCGGCAAAGAGGAGCCCTCAGATTCTGAGTATTCAGAGGGATATTCCGATGAGTCTGACATAATCAGCGACAAAATCTCACAGGCACGTTCGCTTGTTCGCTCAGAAAAGGTTATAGAGGCCAGAGATATGCTCAACAACACGCTCAGCAGGTATCCCGATTCTCTTGAGAGACGTGCGCTGAAGGATATGCTCGAGAAGCTCTCGGAGAGCTGGCTTTTCAGCGAGGAGGTACTCAAGGGCGATCCGCACTGCCATTATTACACCGTAGAGAGAGGCGATATGCTAAGCCGAATAGGTGATGAGTATAATGTGCCTTGGGAATTTCTATTGAAGATAAACGATATGCTCAGGCCAGAGCAGCTTCGTGCCGGCGAGGATATCAAGGTGGTTAAAGGGCCTTTCAATTTGATAGTCAACAAGAGCACCTACAATATGGATCTATACCTTGATAATCTCTACGTAAAATCCTACCCAATAGGAATAGGCAGAGAAGAACACGCCACACCGACAGGGATGTGGGTTGTAAAACCGGGCGGCAAGATGGTTTCGCCAACTTGGACAGACCCGGACTCCGGCAGGACTTATGACGCTATGGATCCGGACTACCCTCTTGGAAAGAGATGGATAGCTCTTAAGGGCATCTCCGGGGAGGCAAAGGGCAGAACTGGATTTGCTATTCACGGGACAAGCGAGCCGGAAAGCATTGGGCAGAAGAGCAGTCGAGGCTGTATAAGGCTCTCCAACGAGGATGTTGTAGAGGTTTACGACCTTATGATGCCGGGCGAATCTCATGTACAGATTATAAATTGA